ACTGTATTCTCCTacccaaataataaaataataatactaatattCTTTTGTAGGGGAGGGGGATAACCAGGGCCGTACCTTCCATAAGGCTGATGAAGCAAGAGCTTCaggccacaaaaaaaaaaaaaaaactttcgaagccacattttcaaaatattattatcaatgAGTGGTTAGAAGAAATAGTTTttgatttcttaattaaaaaattttcTTTCATGTATTGTGATGTTTCTTAGACTTTTGAacgtttacttttttttttcactttgacattgtatttatcttttgtttttggataatttttttgtttctatttttgttatttaatgtTTCAAGTAACTACTAAAATGCGATCTTTTATTTGTTGAAAACACTAAATATTATAGAGAAAGAATCAATTATTAGAAATATTCACTTAAATTTTTGATACAGAACTAAACAAATACTAGTatgtacttttaaaaaatattagatacaaaatatatgttgataAATAACATAGGCCACCATTTATAAATAAGCTTTAGGCCACTAAATATTCCGGGACGGCACTGGGGATAACATTAACAGTACCGaacacacaaataaaaaatcgaaaataattACAATCCACCATGTATTTAGAATCATAAcgaaatttccaaaaaaacatatttatgtaAACTTATCTGGAAATGAACCAATCATTTATGTAAACTTATCTGAAGATGAACCAAGAACACCGCATTTATGTAAACGTATATGCAAATGATGAGAACTTTCTATTTTAGCCAACATGTTTTCTTGTTTCCAATTTGTAAAAGCAGAGTTTCCAATAATGGTAGACATCGATTACTTTCAAGAAACCATGAATGAATAGGACAGAGAATGAATACAGAGGAAATGGACAAGAATGATATGTTCCATATGTTAGACTCCCGGAGAAGAAGCACAACAAACTCGTGGAGagggaaagagaagaagaaaaatgcaGAGGAAGTCTCCATTGACTAGTGACATAACAGGGGAGTGAAAAGACTCACCTCTATCAGAGTTTTCGCTCTTGAAGTGTTTCTTTTCAAAGTAGGATGGTCTTTTGTATTTCTGCTGATGTTGTAGAAAGTCTTAGACACCATGAATCTTCCCTGGGTCTTGATTGAAATGAAGGTCAGGATTGAATCTTCACGTTGAATCACTATGAGATATAGAACTGAGATTCACGTCTTTTTATCTtgtaattgttttctttttatatatcaattaGAAGTGTTTCCTAGACTTCCCATCTTCAAACTCTATCAGAAAGCTTTTTCATTCTCGGTTTCATATAACAACTTGCAGATGATGCAAATAAAACTGATACCCTAAAGAGAACATAAACAAGGCCAATACAGTTCAAATGATTTGGTATCGATCTTAATAACTAGACTCAACTccactttttcttcttcttcttcttccttgaagTACTTGAGCTTCTTGAGGAGCTATGAACGTCACACAATGGCTTGGACTTGGAGTGGAGCGAAGCAAGTTCTCTTACCCTATGTAGTATATCCTTAGGGATAGTACGACCCGCTGACCACCGTCGTTTTTCTTCACCCTGAGTATTCTCACAAAACGGAGAGGATTTCTCAAAACATTATTAACCAAAggataagaaaagaaaagacaaacCTCTTCATCACCATTATGCCTGTATCTGTGACTTGCTTTCAGTAGATTACGCCATTTGTCCTGCATAATATAGGTTTTTGAGGAGAGGAAAAGCTGAGACACCAAGCACCAGTactactataaaataaaaagaatggTTAAATGGTGAAAAAGGATACTCTGATATCGACAGGCGTGCGGTGCGATgcagaatgaaagaaggagttCTTTATATCAGTCCATTTGCCAAGACCAAAGTGAGAGATACCATCAAGCAACTTCACCACTTCATCAATAGTCCACATCCTCTGATGCTTTCTCCTGTCACCTCTGCTCTTGGATTTGATTGTTACTGATAAATCATCTTCGCTCTCAGATGATAATGTATTCTCCTGCAAATAATATCAGGTTTTAACATTCGATTTAACAAAATAAGGTGGAAACACTCCGATAGTCTTAGAGAGTAATGCAAAACCGTTGTATGATGAATGTAATTCTCCAGAGGTTCTTTTCGAGGCCTGAAGTCATAGGACACACAAGACTTTGCTTCACTGA
This genomic stretch from Raphanus sativus cultivar WK10039 chromosome 3, ASM80110v3, whole genome shotgun sequence harbors:
- the LOC130509405 gene encoding uncharacterized protein LOC130509405 isoform X4, with product MELKHDNIFVDSFLGLGGGLDPWSKQDREAGLKPEILDGFLDEVEEVEHIYASHHPSSTANHSLPEKQVKKESSELDGEPYGLMNFSSETYSPNRSTESSGNVKDGFATRNSNEMHCSSYESEDDRKPLSTLLGSWVGRGRSRNKNLLNTRYSRLDSFSEAKSCVSYDFRPRKEPLENYIHHTTENTLSSESEDDLSVTIKSKSRGDRRKHQRMWTIDEVVKLLDGISHFGLGKWTDIKNSFFHSASHRTPVDIRDKWRNLLKASHRYRHNGDEEGEEKRRWSAGRTIPKDILHRVRELASLHSKSKPLCDVHSSSRSSSTSRKKKKKKKWS